From the Quercus lobata isolate SW786 chromosome 6, ValleyOak3.0 Primary Assembly, whole genome shotgun sequence genome, one window contains:
- the LOC115949744 gene encoding uncharacterized protein LOC115949744 has protein sequence MAMESWRAKFLASSLTHLFTHASDHALIILHIKKAKKICPRFSRCFKFEEVWFLWEDCEQVIHDAWNKEARANSGLTRIKERIAICGVDLHAWGSTRTHPNVEKIKRLQAKVEALGKGESTEDSKIVLLAASKELDDLLLKQEIYWAQCSRISWLKHEDKNTKFLHSKASQRKRRNFIEGIKDQANNWVTENDWVAEVTINYFENMFKAGDCDRMEECLEAIHHRITPKM, from the coding sequence GGCTATGGAGAGTTGGAGAGCAAAGTTTCTAGCAAGCTCTCTGACACACCTATTCACTCATGCATCAGACCATGCACTAATAATTCTACATATaaagaaagccaaaaaaatcTGTCCAAGATTTTCAAGATGTTTCAAATTCGAGGAGGTGTGGTTTTTATGGGAGGATTGTGAGCAAGTGATTCACGATGCATGGAATAAAGAAGCAAGGGCAAATTCGGGTTTGACAAGAATAAAGGAGAGAATAGCAATTTGTGGTGTAGATTTGCATGCATGGGGTTCAACTAGAACTCACCCAAACgtggaaaaaattaaaagactccAAGCTAAGGTGGAGGCACTTGGTAAGGGAGAGTCAACTGAAGACAGCAAAATTGTTCTTTTGGCAGCTAGCAAAGAGTTGGATGATCTCTTGCTAAAACAAGAAATCTATTGGGCGCAATGTTCAAGAATTTCTTGGTTGAAGCATGAAGACAAAAACACGAAGTTTTTACATTCAAAAGCATCACAGAGAAAAAGGAGGAATTTTATTGAGGGGATTAAAGACCAGGCAAACAACTGGGTGACGGAGAATGATTGGGTTGCAGAAGTGACGATTAATTATTTTGAGAACATGTTCAAAGCAGGTGATTGTGACCGGATGGAGGAATGTCTTGAGGCCATTCATCACAGGATTACTCCTAAAATGTAG